The segment AACATCGTTTCAAGATATTCCTTGAGTATCCTCAATCTTAAATCCAGGTTTTCTTCCAGCACAACCTCTGGAAAACCGCCTGTCTTGAGATATTCATCCAGATATTTGTTAATAGAAAACCGCTCCGTTGAATAAGCAATATTTTTATCCAGTTTGATACCTTTTGCGGAAAGGATTTCCCTAAAAGAGAAGGGGAGGATTTCAAAACTGATTGCCCTTCCCCTTAACTGGGTTGCAATCTCTTTACTCAAAAACTTAGATGAAGAGCCTGTTAAAAAGATTCTAAATCTTCTGGTATCATAAATCCTTCTCACTCCTAATTCCCAATCCTTCACATTCTGGATTTCGTCAAGGAATAAATAATTGTGCTTTTTTAAATGTTCTGGACAAAGCTCCCTGTAGGCTTGCAAAATCAGTTCTATGCCATTAGCGTCACAGGGCAAAAGCCTTGGATCGTCAAAGTTTAGGTATATAATCTGCTCTGGTGAAATGCCTTGATAGAGCAACCTTTTTATCACTGAAAATAAGAGATAGGTCTTGCCACTTCTTCGTGGTCCAACAATAGCTATAATCTTCTGGGAAGATAAAGGTATATCAACTTCCCTCGGAAGTAATTCTGGAAGTTCTCCTTCCTGAAACTCCTTTATTGCCTCTTTTATTATCCCTTTATTCAAAGGTTTCCTCTATGATACCGTTTTGATACTAATATGGTATCATAAATAATACCATATTGCAACGCCCCCTGCCCGACCTCGCATAATATCGCAGATGGATTTGATGCCTGTCCTGAGCATAGTCGAAGGATAAGAGTTCAGAGACTGTGGGGATGTGAGTTTGCGGTTATTGGTTTTGGGCATTCTGTTCCTTTAGATGAATATTAATAAAAATCTTCATTTTTGGACCATGTAAATAGTAATACCTTACCAACAAGTTCTAAGTTCATTTATAGAAATTTTTCTGATCTGGTTATCACTTGTAATTATTCTAACCTCAGTTCGGGGGTATCGTTCATTCAAAAGTAATTGAATTGCACATAATTCCATATCTACTTTCTGCAATTTTCTTAAGTCAGGATATTTACTTTTTAACTTTTCAATATCCTCTGAAGATAATTGCTTCTTTAATTTTACATTCTTAGATTTTTTTGATATAAGCCAACAAATTATAGGAGGCAATCCTATTGTTTTATTGCGATCTCCTTTTTTGAATCTCTCAAATTTGTGCCTTATTTCATCAAACACAAGATGTGAAATATAAATTTGTGATTTAGGATCATTTAATGCCTTACGTGCTTCAATTCCAAGGCGTTGCTTATCAGTTAGAAACCATACTGTAGCTTGAGTATCAACTATATAGATTCCCATATCGTCCCCATGGCAAAAAATAACCCTCTAACCTTGCAGCATCTTCTGGCTTCAGCCTATCAACACCTTTAGCAACCTCTCCAAAATGAGAAAAATTATCGAAGTGCTGAAGATAATACCAAATTTTTTTGGCAAGTTGCTTCGCCGTAATTGCTTTTTCCGGGTTTCTGCATCCGCACTCCGTTTCTTTATCTGTTGGCCGTGGAAATGTATGACTTTGTTCAGGTCTATTACACTCATAATTTGATTTTTCCCCTACCCATGTAAGTAAATGATTTTTATCATCATAGCTAACATACCAAGAGTCAGTATTTGTTGTTCCAGTTTTTGCTCTAAGGTCTGAAACAGTGAGATTTCTAAAAATTCCGGTACCTTCTGCGACAACCCTTTTTAACACATCATCTATTTCGCCTGCAATACTATTGTCGAGAACATAGCAAGGAGTCAATTTTGATTTAAACAGGTTCTCTCCAGTAATAGTTTTAAGTTCAATTATTGGGGTTGGTGGCAAATAATATCCTCTATTTGAAAAAACTGTATATGATGCAGCAACTTGCAAAGGTGAAACCCCTTTGCTTGTAGCGCCAGTAGCTAAAGCAGGTGTGGGGATTCCTACATCTATTCCAACTCTTTTTAAAAATTCTTTAAGTTTATCCATATTCAAATGCAATATCAGTTGTGCAAAAACTGTATTATCGGAGTATATTAGTGCCTCAGCTAAAGAAATCCTTCCTCTATAGATGTCATTAAAATTTTTAACCTCCCACTTTTTCCAGCCTGCTATATCAATGCACAATTTTTTAGACTCAAATTTACTTTCCAAAGAAAAGCCTTGATTCAGAGCTTCTGCTAAAATAAAAGGCTTAATAGTGGAACCAGGCTGCAAATACCCGTTAATGGCGGTATTGAAATATTCAGATTCACAGTCTATCCCACTCCTTATTGCTTTGACTCCTCCGTTATTCTTATCCAGTATTAAACAGCAAATTTTTTGTATCCTATTATTAGAGGCAATTTCTTTAACTGTTTGGTCAATTGCAGTTTGGCATTTTCTGTCAAAAGTAGTTCTGATAATCATTTGCCTAAAAGGGAAAAGATCGGCATGGTTCTTAAGTAAATATTTTTTCACATAATCAAGATAATAACCATTTGTATCCGGATAACTGCTGAATGCATAAGGTTTCTGAAAATATGAAGGTACAACACTATTAGCCTTATGCTTTATAAGAACTTCCTTGCTTATAAAATTATTTTTATGCATTAATTCAAGAATTTTATCTTTGCGTTTATTTACAAGTTCTTCACTTTGTGATAAACAATATCTGTTAGGTGCTCGAATCAATCCTGCTAAATATGCTGATTCATTTAAATCTAAGTCAGAGACATCTTTGTTAAAATATTTCCAAGCCGCTATTTTTACACCAAAAATATTATGCCCTAGATAAATAGCATTCAAATAAGCTTCTAATATTTCTTTTTTAGTAGCAATTCTTTCAATATTAATAGCTGTTATAAGCTCTAATAGTTTTCTTTTTAGCGTTCTTTTGTTTGAACGTATAATTGCAACCCTTGCTAACTGTTGTGTTATAGTACTTCCACCTTGCACGATTGAGAAATATTTAAGATTTTTCCAAAAAGCTCGTAGCAATGCTATCGGGTCAAATCCCCTATGAAAAAAGAATCTCTTATCTTCAGCACTTATAACAGCTTGTATTAAGTGCTT is part of the Nitrospirota bacterium genome and harbors:
- a CDS encoding ATP-binding protein, which produces MNKGIIKEAIKEFQEGELPELLPREVDIPLSSQKIIAIVGPRRSGKTYLLFSVIKRLLYQGISPEQIIYLNFDDPRLLPCDANGIELILQAYRELCPEHLKKHNYLFLDEIQNVKDWELGVRRIYDTRRFRIFLTGSSSKFLSKEIATQLRGRAISFEILPFSFREILSAKGIKLDKNIAYSTERFSINKYLDEYLKTGGFPEVVLEENLDLRLRILKEYLETMFFRDLVERYHIRNQPLLRELVKFLTTSTASVFSLNAFYRWIKGTYPVTKRTLLNYVSYLEDTGLFFLVRRFSYSLKEQAQRPRKCYIVDNGLRNAYGFKFSENEGKNLENTVFLELQHRKAMNPLMEIFYWQDYKKREVDFVVRRGKDIQELIQVCAKINDFRVKERETTALSKAAGKLKCNNLSVITLDYEKEEKVNGEKIVFKSLWKWLIEKDAI
- a CDS encoding PIN domain-containing protein; this encodes MGIYIVDTQATVWFLTDKQRLGIEARKALNDPKSQIYISHLVFDEIRHKFERFKKGDRNKTIGLPPIICWLISKKSKNVKLKKQLSSEDIEKLKSKYPDLRKLQKVDMELCAIQLLLNERYPRTEVRIITSDNQIRKISINELRTCW
- a CDS encoding transglycosylase domain-containing protein: MALHKLIKLPQLSIAISADEQPVGFVYTEYRINALYEELPKHLIQAVISAEDKRFFFHRGFDPIALLRAFWKNLKYFSIVQGGSTITQQLARVAIIRSNKRTLKRKLLELITAINIERIATKKEILEAYLNAIYLGHNIFGVKIAAWKYFNKDVSDLDLNESAYLAGLIRAPNRYCLSQSEELVNKRKDKILELMHKNNFISKEVLIKHKANSVVPSYFQKPYAFSSYPDTNGYYLDYVKKYLLKNHADLFPFRQMIIRTTFDRKCQTAIDQTVKEIASNNRIQKICCLILDKNNGGVKAIRSGIDCESEYFNTAINGYLQPGSTIKPFILAEALNQGFSLESKFESKKLCIDIAGWKKWEVKNFNDIYRGRISLAEALIYSDNTVFAQLILHLNMDKLKEFLKRVGIDVGIPTPALATGATSKGVSPLQVAASYTVFSNRGYYLPPTPIIELKTITGENLFKSKLTPCYVLDNSIAGEIDDVLKRVVAEGTGIFRNLTVSDLRAKTGTTNTDSWYVSYDDKNHLLTWVGEKSNYECNRPEQSHTFPRPTDKETECGCRNPEKAITAKQLAKKIWYYLQHFDNFSHFGEVAKGVDRLKPEDAARLEGYFLPWGRYGNLYS